The genomic segment GTGGGCGTGCCGCGGGGTAACGGCGGCCGGCGGGAGTAGCTTTAGCCACTGCGCCCGCGCTCTGGAGTTGAACCTATTCACACTTCCCTGGTCTTTGTTTTACTCATCGTTTTCATTGCCACTCTGATCCGGTCGGCGTTTGGGTTCGGGGAGGCGCTTGTTGCCGTGCCTCTGCTGTCGTTCTGCATGCCGTTGCGGGTGGCGGCGCCGCTGGCAGTGCTGCTCTCGATTACCATCGCGGGCATCGTGGTTGTGCAGGACTGGCGCCGCATCCATCTGCGCAGCGCGGGCTGGCTGATCGCGTCGAGCGCCGCGGGGATTCCACTTGGTGTGTGGCTGTTGAGCAGCAGTCACCAGCGCATCGTGAAGTGCGGACTGGGCGTGTTGATCCTGTTGTTCTCGCTGTACTCCCTGGTTGGACGCAAGCCGCCGGAGTTGCACAGCGACCGGCGCGTCTGGCTGCTGGGCTGTGGGCTGGTGGCGGGTGTGCTTGGCGGCGCCTACGGCATGAATGGGCCGCCGCTGGTGATCTACGGATCGATGCGGCGCTGGTCTGCGCAGCACTTTCGCGCAACGCTGCAGGCGTACTTTCTTCCGGTCAGCATTCTTGGAATGGCGGGCTACTGGCTGAGTGGCTTGTGGGTTCCGGTGGTGACGCACGACTATCTTCTGTCGCTGCCTGTC from the Occallatibacter riparius genome contains:
- a CDS encoding sulfite exporter TauE/SafE family protein; the protein is MVFIATLIRSAFGFGEALVAVPLLSFCMPLRVAAPLAVLLSITIAGIVVVQDWRRIHLRSAGWLIASSAAGIPLGVWLLSSSHQRIVKCGLGVLILLFSLYSLVGRKPPELHSDRRVWLLGCGLVAGVLGGAYGMNGPPLVIYGSMRRWSAQHFRATLQAYFLPVSILGMAGYWLSGLWVPVVTHDYLLSLPVALPAVFLGRAINHRLSGDKFLKYIYAGLAATGALLVIMVITGHV